A genomic segment from Nitrospira sp. encodes:
- the mazF gene encoding endoribonuclease MazF — MKAPRYVPDRGDIVWLQFNPQAGHEQAGHRPALVLSPASYNRASGLMLCCPMTSQKKGYPFEVVVTDEPSHTSVVLADQVKSLDWKIRKAVKKGIAPLDAVAETLSKLHALL; from the coding sequence ATGAAAGCCCCCCGATATGTTCCAGACCGGGGAGATATCGTCTGGCTGCAATTCAATCCTCAGGCTGGCCACGAACAAGCGGGACATCGGCCAGCCCTCGTCCTGTCGCCGGCCAGTTACAATCGCGCCAGCGGGTTGATGCTGTGCTGCCCGATGACCAGCCAGAAAAAGGGCTATCCATTCGAAGTCGTCGTCACAGACGAACCCAGCCATACGAGCGTTGTGCTGGCAGATCAGGTCAAAAGCCTGGATTGGAAGATCCGAAAGGCAGTCAAGAAAGGAATCGCGCCGCTCGACGCTGTCGCAGAAACGCTTAGCAAACTACACGCGCTCCTCTAA
- a CDS encoding AbrB/MazE/SpoVT family DNA-binding domain-containing protein: MKTTAQKWGNSLAIRVPKSVAMQVGLKAHDDLEIVVQEGNVVLKPHLRRIYRLDDLVQRITSKNVHDEIDTGDPAGREVW, encoded by the coding sequence ATGAAGACGACCGCGCAGAAATGGGGAAACAGCCTGGCGATCCGAGTGCCGAAGAGTGTGGCCATGCAGGTGGGGCTCAAAGCCCACGACGACCTTGAGATCGTCGTCCAGGAAGGGAATGTCGTCCTGAAGCCGCACCTTCGCCGCATCTATCGATTGGACGACTTAGTACAACGCATCACATCGAAGAATGTGCACGACGAAATCGACACCGGTGATCCGGCCGGACGAGAGGTCTGGTGA
- a CDS encoding IPT/TIG domain-containing protein yields the protein MQPRSLLALFVLFGSFLMLPLSSIQAGAEDNNGAFVDGAGFTLYGTESIKGSGSDKVEQDPICDRSKRPKIFKVQPDEAKPGQKVTITGENFGSKECFRGVAFSAAGSAKIEYTFVNDTTIEATVPDVKAGMSFIDVVAGGGNARSKGFLVQAK from the coding sequence ATGCAGCCCCGTTCTTTACTCGCTCTTTTCGTTCTCTTCGGTTCGTTTCTTATGCTTCCGCTCTCGTCCATCCAAGCCGGTGCGGAGGACAATAACGGAGCCTTTGTCGATGGCGCGGGGTTTACGCTGTACGGCACGGAGTCCATCAAGGGGTCGGGCTCCGATAAAGTAGAGCAAGATCCGATCTGCGATCGGAGCAAGCGCCCGAAAATATTCAAGGTCCAGCCCGACGAAGCGAAGCCCGGCCAGAAAGTGACGATCACGGGCGAGAATTTCGGCAGCAAAGAATGTTTCCGCGGCGTAGCCTTCAGCGCGGCGGGGTCGGCCAAGATCGAGTACACCTTCGTCAACGACACGACTATCGAAGCCACGGTCCCCGATGTGAAAGCGGGTATGTCGTTCATCGACGTCGTCGCCGGCGGCGGCAACGCCCGGTCCAAAGGATTCTTAGTCCAGGCCAAGTAG
- a CDS encoding substrate-binding domain-containing protein: MIVRLLCACWVSVVALVGFSSLSHAEVAGSLVIAGNGPENTTIEALAHAFEKANPRAYVDLLWEDNSKPVDMVKSGQAHIAITGSEDPTLAGKQIGWDGIGILVHLSNFTKEITKQQVAELFSGKFTTWADVGGPDTRILLIDRPRNQNIREAFESQLGIAGKIPETAKIIGHDDKAVKTVVGTLPPLSAVTYISLSTGLSVVSTGVAVRLLPVDKIEPEAPTVKDGRYPLRRPIMLLSKKEANPLVEAFAQFALSAAGQAIIAETYVPMPSP; the protein is encoded by the coding sequence ATGATCGTCAGACTGCTGTGTGCCTGTTGGGTAAGCGTCGTAGCTCTCGTGGGCTTCTCTTCCCTTTCCCATGCAGAAGTGGCGGGAAGCCTGGTGATCGCGGGCAACGGGCCGGAGAACACCACCATTGAAGCACTGGCGCACGCCTTTGAGAAAGCGAACCCCCGGGCCTACGTCGATCTCCTGTGGGAAGACAACTCCAAGCCAGTCGACATGGTGAAGTCCGGACAGGCCCATATCGCGATCACAGGATCGGAGGATCCAACCCTGGCCGGCAAACAGATTGGATGGGACGGGATCGGCATCCTCGTCCACCTCTCCAATTTCACCAAGGAAATCACCAAGCAGCAGGTCGCTGAGCTCTTTTCGGGGAAATTCACGACCTGGGCAGACGTCGGCGGGCCGGACACGCGAATCCTCCTGATCGACCGCCCGCGCAATCAGAATATCCGCGAGGCGTTTGAGTCACAACTAGGCATTGCAGGAAAGATCCCGGAGACAGCCAAAATCATCGGCCATGATGATAAAGCTGTGAAGACGGTGGTCGGCACACTCCCGCCGCTCTCCGCCGTCACCTATATTTCACTGAGTACCGGCCTCTCAGTCGTCTCTACGGGAGTTGCCGTGCGCCTGCTCCCGGTCGATAAGATCGAGCCGGAAGCGCCGACCGTCAAAGACGGCCGGTACCCGCTGCGCCGGCCGATCATGCTGCTCTCCAAGAAAGAGGCAAATCCTCTCGTCGAGGCGTTTGCGCAGTTTGCGCTGTCCGCTGCCGGGCAAGCCATCATTGCTGAAACGTACGTGCCGATGCCGAGTCCCTAG
- a CDS encoding zinc ribbon domain-containing protein, translating to MPVYEYRCGQCSKAFEATQSVHARPEDTECPFCQAQDATRLLSSFASTVKGDHKPGFAEMKAGSMLNERMDRFAKLPPLNAKRNVPQPNAASTSDSGSGPGADS from the coding sequence ATGCCTGTGTATGAGTATCGGTGCGGGCAATGCTCAAAAGCATTCGAGGCGACGCAATCCGTCCATGCGCGACCGGAAGATACCGAATGTCCGTTCTGCCAGGCGCAGGACGCCACGCGGCTCCTCTCCTCCTTTGCCTCAACCGTCAAAGGCGATCACAAACCGGGCTTCGCAGAAATGAAGGCCGGCTCGATGCTCAACGAGCGCATGGACCGATTCGCCAAACTCCCCCCCTTGAACGCCAAGCGCAACGTTCCCCAGCCCAATGCCGCGTCGACCTCCGATTCCGGATCGGGCCCAGGAGCAGACTCCTAG
- a CDS encoding DMT family transporter, with protein MPRFALLLTTLIWGATFPATKAALDQIPPLSFLFLRFLLGAALVGLCLVLMARPVSMDRAVLRASAIATGWLFLGYVLQTVGLGYTTASNSAFITTLYVVFVPLILRRFGPRSWLAAGIATIGLWCLVKPTTSVNLGDLLTLGCALAFAAHMACLERYTRELDATSLFVWQLVAMSGLMLVAMAWEHPTLSAFEPTTVLLIGLAVTGVLATLAFAVQMWAQQLLPAQQVALIFSLEPAYAAWLAWYFLGESLDWLGWVGSGLILIAVIIGSLGASVAGSDRPLQISPAA; from the coding sequence ATGCCCCGATTTGCGTTACTTCTGACCACTCTCATTTGGGGAGCGACCTTTCCTGCGACGAAAGCGGCGCTTGACCAAATTCCCCCCTTGTCGTTCCTTTTTTTGAGATTTCTCCTCGGGGCGGCACTCGTGGGGCTGTGCCTGGTTCTGATGGCTCGCCCGGTCTCGATGGACCGGGCGGTCCTCCGAGCCAGCGCGATCGCGACCGGATGGCTCTTTCTTGGCTATGTGCTGCAAACCGTGGGGCTCGGGTACACCACCGCGTCTAATTCTGCCTTTATCACGACGCTCTACGTCGTGTTCGTTCCGCTCATCTTGCGGCGTTTCGGCCCGCGCTCGTGGTTGGCGGCCGGGATCGCCACCATCGGCTTGTGGTGTTTGGTCAAGCCGACAACGAGCGTCAATCTAGGAGACCTGTTAACACTTGGGTGTGCACTGGCATTTGCCGCCCACATGGCCTGTCTGGAGCGGTACACGCGAGAGTTGGATGCGACGTCGTTGTTTGTCTGGCAGTTGGTCGCCATGTCCGGACTCATGTTGGTGGCCATGGCCTGGGAGCATCCGACGTTAAGCGCGTTTGAGCCCACGACGGTGTTGTTGATCGGCCTCGCGGTTACCGGAGTTTTGGCGACCCTGGCTTTTGCTGTACAGATGTGGGCGCAGCAGTTGCTCCCCGCGCAACAGGTGGCGCTCATTTTTTCACTCGAGCCGGCCTACGCGGCCTGGCTGGCGTGGTATTTTCTCGGGGAGTCGCTCGATTGGCTCGGGTGGGTCGGGAGCGGATTGATTTTGATCGCGGTGATTATTGGTTCGTTGGGGGCGAGTGTGGCTGGATCCGATCGCCCGCTCCAGATTTCACCGGCTGCATGA
- a CDS encoding acyl-CoA desaturase: MSDVSTLQPTRGQDLWLTVLRWFDSWAGLEYMKTDGVPKMDWLRAIPLIAVHLMCLGVIWVGWSWTAVAVAVVFYFLRMFAITGWYHRYFSHRTFKTSRTVQLAFAILGGSCAQRGPLWWAGHHRHHHIASDTPDDVHSPRQGGFLWSHIGWFTSRTHFAPRLKNIQDFAKFPELRFLDRFDILVPTLAGFGMFGLGKLLEAYAPGLGTNGPQMLIWGFFISTVALLHGTCTINSLSHVFGSQRYVTGDDSRNNFILALITMGEGWHNNHHYYPASTRQGFYWWEVDMTYYCLKMMEKVGLVWDIRDVPDYVREGKSKQDTLTA; this comes from the coding sequence ATGTCTGACGTGAGCACCTTACAACCGACCAGAGGCCAGGATCTGTGGCTGACCGTCCTTCGCTGGTTCGACTCCTGGGCGGGTCTGGAATATATGAAAACGGACGGCGTGCCGAAGATGGACTGGCTTCGCGCCATCCCCCTGATCGCCGTCCATTTGATGTGTCTCGGGGTCATTTGGGTCGGATGGAGCTGGACGGCTGTGGCGGTCGCCGTGGTCTTTTACTTCCTCCGCATGTTTGCCATCACCGGCTGGTATCACCGCTACTTTTCGCACCGCACATTCAAAACCTCCCGGACCGTCCAGCTCGCTTTCGCCATCCTGGGTGGCTCCTGCGCCCAACGTGGTCCTCTCTGGTGGGCCGGGCATCACCGGCACCATCATATTGCCTCCGATACACCGGACGATGTCCATTCGCCGAGGCAAGGCGGGTTTCTCTGGTCGCATATCGGCTGGTTTACCTCACGGACGCATTTTGCGCCGCGGCTCAAAAATATTCAGGACTTTGCTAAATTTCCAGAATTGCGATTCCTGGACCGATTCGACATTCTCGTGCCAACCCTTGCCGGATTTGGCATGTTCGGACTCGGGAAATTGCTTGAGGCCTATGCGCCAGGACTCGGCACCAACGGCCCACAGATGCTGATTTGGGGGTTCTTCATTTCTACCGTTGCGTTGCTGCACGGCACCTGCACGATCAATTCGCTGTCCCATGTCTTTGGCTCACAGCGTTACGTGACGGGCGACGACAGCCGGAACAATTTCATTCTCGCGCTCATTACGATGGGCGAAGGCTGGCACAATAACCACCACTACTATCCCGCCTCAACGAGGCAGGGATTCTATTGGTGGGAAGTCGACATGACTTACTACTGCCTGAAGATGATGGAGAAGGTCGGGTTGGTGTGGGACATTCGCGACGTGCCGGACTACGTGCGGGAGGGGAAGAGCAAACAGGACACCCTCACCGCCTGA
- the hemE gene encoding uroporphyrinogen decarboxylase, whose amino-acid sequence MNDRFLKACRREPVDCTPVWFMRQAGRYMSEYRALRAKHSMLDLCKTPELAAQVTMQPIDRFPLDAAIIFADILLPLEPMGLNLEFAEGEGPVIHNPVRDRAAVERLKVVDGSELEYVAEAIRQARRALNGRVPLIGFAGAPFTLASYAIEGGGSRNYLHTKQMMYSDPASWHKLMDKFARVITGYLRRQIQAGTQAVQLFDSWVGCLSAGDYAEYVKPHVQLIFDGLKHEGVPLIHFGTGTTAILRQMREAGGDVIGIDWRIHLDEAWAMVGHDRAVQGNLDPLVLFAPLHEIERRVEDILRRAGNRPGHIFNLGHGILPTTPVDHVAATIDMIHKLSQR is encoded by the coding sequence ATGAACGATCGTTTCCTCAAAGCGTGCCGGCGTGAGCCGGTCGATTGTACGCCGGTCTGGTTTATGCGCCAGGCTGGTCGGTATATGTCTGAATACCGTGCACTGCGGGCCAAACATTCCATGCTCGATTTGTGCAAGACGCCCGAATTGGCCGCACAAGTCACGATGCAGCCGATCGACCGCTTTCCACTCGATGCCGCCATCATTTTCGCGGACATTCTCCTGCCGCTGGAGCCGATGGGGCTGAATCTGGAGTTTGCCGAGGGGGAAGGCCCGGTGATTCACAATCCGGTCCGTGACCGTGCTGCGGTGGAACGCCTAAAAGTGGTGGATGGCAGTGAGCTCGAGTATGTGGCCGAAGCCATCAGGCAGGCGCGTCGGGCGTTGAACGGGCGTGTGCCGCTCATCGGATTTGCCGGTGCGCCGTTTACGCTCGCGAGTTATGCGATCGAAGGCGGCGGATCGCGAAACTATCTCCACACCAAGCAGATGATGTACAGCGATCCCGCGAGCTGGCATAAGCTCATGGATAAGTTCGCGCGGGTTATCACCGGGTATCTGCGACGGCAGATCCAGGCCGGGACGCAGGCGGTGCAGCTGTTCGACAGCTGGGTCGGCTGTCTCTCGGCGGGGGATTACGCCGAGTATGTAAAGCCTCATGTCCAATTGATTTTCGACGGGCTCAAGCACGAGGGTGTTCCCCTCATCCACTTCGGCACCGGCACGACCGCAATTCTCCGGCAGATGCGCGAGGCCGGCGGCGATGTGATCGGCATCGATTGGCGCATCCATCTGGATGAAGCCTGGGCGATGGTCGGACATGATCGGGCCGTGCAAGGGAATCTGGATCCGCTGGTCCTGTTTGCGCCGCTCCATGAAATTGAACGCCGCGTCGAAGATATCTTACGGCGTGCCGGCAATCGGCCTGGCCACATTTTCAATCTCGGTCATGGCATTCTTCCGACCACACCGGTCGATCATGTGGCGGCGACGATCGACATGATCCACAAACTCAGCCAACGCTAA
- the hemH gene encoding ferrochelatase, which yields MATPQHPTAILLMAMGGPDSLDNVEPFLLDVRGGRPTPPELVEEIRERYRATGGKSSAVGITQEVAKKLEHRLNASGGARYRVYVGLRHWHPFIKETYAELLGEAPEQVIGLCMAPQQSSLSTGAYRKKVEEARSALQSTCAVSYVGSWNRHPQLIAAIVENIRQGLLRFSADIRNQVPILFTAHSLPERIVAMKDPYPDEVKGTVDAITACLGSQPTRFAYQSQGRSSEPWLGPTVESALEALHCEGPRQVLVAPIGFICDHVETLFDIDIELKQLAAKRGMQLERMSMLNADPALIETLVSVIDAHQSSQAQ from the coding sequence ATGGCGACCCCGCAACACCCTACGGCGATTCTCCTGATGGCGATGGGAGGACCCGACTCCCTCGACAACGTTGAGCCCTTCTTGCTGGATGTCCGTGGCGGGCGTCCGACCCCTCCCGAACTCGTCGAAGAAATCCGCGAACGCTATCGCGCCACCGGTGGGAAGTCGTCGGCAGTCGGCATTACGCAAGAGGTCGCAAAGAAACTTGAACACCGATTGAATGCATCTGGAGGCGCACGGTATCGGGTGTATGTAGGTTTGCGGCATTGGCATCCCTTCATCAAGGAGACCTATGCCGAGTTGCTCGGCGAGGCTCCGGAGCAGGTCATCGGCCTCTGCATGGCGCCGCAACAGTCGTCGTTGAGCACCGGGGCCTACCGGAAAAAGGTGGAAGAGGCACGTTCCGCACTGCAGAGCACCTGCGCCGTCAGCTATGTGGGAAGCTGGAACCGGCATCCGCAACTGATTGCGGCGATCGTTGAAAATATCCGGCAGGGGCTGCTGAGATTTTCCGCGGACATCCGGAACCAGGTTCCGATTCTGTTTACGGCCCACAGTCTGCCGGAGCGGATCGTAGCCATGAAAGATCCCTATCCCGATGAGGTCAAAGGCACGGTCGATGCCATCACGGCTTGCCTCGGATCCCAGCCGACGCGGTTTGCCTACCAGAGTCAGGGGCGATCCAGTGAGCCGTGGCTGGGCCCGACCGTGGAGTCTGCGCTGGAGGCGTTACATTGCGAAGGACCTCGGCAGGTGCTCGTAGCGCCGATCGGCTTCATTTGCGATCATGTGGAAACGTTGTTCGATATCGACATTGAATTGAAGCAGTTGGCGGCGAAGAGAGGCATGCAATTAGAACGGATGTCCATGCTCAACGCCGATCCGGCACTGATTGAAACCTTAGTGTCGGTGATCGATGCCCACCAATCGTCTCAGGCACAGTAA
- the hemG gene encoding protoporphyrinogen oxidase, whose amino-acid sequence MSTPRTVVIVGGGISGLATAFSLQEQAAAAGQHIRCMVLEAGPSWGGKIVTHRIGDLTTEAGPDSFLSQKQAGLELCRKLGLTDQLINTNETAKRAFVLSRGRLHELPEGLITFVPKQLGPFLRSGLLSWTGLARMGLDVVVPRGPAQGDESLASFFRRRFGSQAFERVLEPLMAGIYAGDADQMSVKATFPRFVELEQEYGSIIRGMMAAKKKQPPAPAGGPKRTMFVSLRNGLGDLVTALTARLAQQGVELRTGCQVEALRVRSHEPGRWMYDLILNNGSALSAEALVLATPAYVSAELLRPLTPIAGGLLEMIPYASTATVAVAFPAQAVAGAVEGFGFIVPRAEARDLIAATWTSLKWPHRAPADQVLARCYVGGVGREAILQLSDDQLVAKIRADLAALCGINAMPTYVEVNRWWKAMPQYTLGHLDRLTQLDAALSRYGGLVLTGAGYRGVGIPDCIRDGAVAAEKVLGYLFKPRHAASSGRS is encoded by the coding sequence GTGAGCACTCCTCGCACAGTCGTCATCGTCGGCGGCGGCATCTCGGGGCTGGCCACGGCGTTTTCTCTTCAGGAGCAAGCGGCTGCAGCCGGACAGCATATCCGCTGCATGGTGTTGGAGGCCGGGCCATCCTGGGGCGGCAAGATCGTGACGCATCGAATCGGCGACTTGACGACCGAAGCCGGGCCGGACTCCTTCCTCTCGCAAAAGCAGGCCGGGCTGGAGTTATGCCGGAAGCTGGGCCTGACCGATCAACTGATCAATACCAACGAGACCGCCAAGCGTGCGTTTGTTCTCTCGCGCGGGCGATTGCATGAATTGCCCGAGGGGCTCATCACCTTTGTGCCGAAGCAGTTGGGGCCGTTTCTCCGGAGCGGCCTCCTGAGTTGGACCGGACTGGCGCGCATGGGGCTGGACGTGGTGGTCCCGCGCGGTCCCGCACAAGGGGATGAATCGCTCGCATCATTTTTCCGGCGGCGATTCGGATCGCAAGCGTTCGAGCGAGTGTTAGAGCCGCTCATGGCCGGGATCTATGCCGGCGATGCGGATCAGATGAGTGTGAAAGCCACCTTCCCTCGATTCGTCGAGCTGGAGCAGGAATACGGCAGCATCATTCGCGGTATGATGGCCGCCAAGAAGAAGCAGCCGCCGGCTCCTGCAGGCGGACCTAAACGCACCATGTTCGTCAGTTTGCGGAACGGGCTGGGCGATCTGGTGACGGCCTTAACGGCGCGTCTCGCACAGCAGGGAGTGGAGTTGCGCACGGGCTGTCAGGTCGAGGCGTTGCGCGTGCGATCTCATGAACCGGGCCGCTGGATGTACGACCTCATTCTCAATAATGGGTCGGCGCTTTCGGCGGAGGCGCTGGTGTTGGCGACGCCCGCGTACGTGTCCGCCGAGCTGCTTCGTCCCTTGACGCCGATTGCCGGCGGGCTCTTGGAGATGATTCCCTATGCATCGACGGCGACCGTTGCCGTGGCGTTTCCCGCTCAGGCGGTTGCGGGTGCGGTGGAAGGGTTTGGATTCATCGTGCCGCGCGCGGAGGCGAGAGATCTGATTGCGGCGACCTGGACATCGCTGAAGTGGCCTCATCGGGCGCCGGCGGACCAAGTTCTGGCGCGTTGCTACGTCGGCGGGGTGGGGCGTGAAGCCATTCTTCAGCTGAGCGACGACCAATTGGTCGCGAAGATCCGGGCGGATTTGGCCGCCTTGTGCGGCATTAACGCGATGCCAACCTATGTCGAAGTGAATCGTTGGTGGAAAGCCATGCCGCAATACACGCTCGGGCATCTTGATCGTCTGACCCAACTTGATGCAGCATTGAGCCGGTACGGAGGCTTAGTGCTTACTGGCGCAGGATATCGTGGCGTGGGGATTCCTGACTGTATCCGCGATGGAGCAGTCGCAGCAGAAAAAGTGCTAGGGTATCTCTTCAAGCCCCGTCACGCTGCTTCGTCCGGCCGGAGCTGA
- the mazG gene encoding nucleoside triphosphate pyrophosphohydrolase: protein MSDRFSKLIDLMATLRAPNGCPWDRKQTHESLKPYLLEEAYEVLETIDHRDTAKLKEELGDVLLQVIFHSQIASEAGTFTIDDVVDHLAAKLVRRHPHVFGDPDAATTPTNGEQVLSQWEEIKRTERQAAGGAQSALEGVPKALPALLRAYQVQARASRVGFDWSHDATGLADVFKKIAEEIGELQAALAAEAALGSSPSSRDEVAGELGDLLFSLVNLARFLKVNPEDALRLSTNRFVDRFVLVESQAAEQQRPLSGMTASELDGLWKNAKRRLREAAGQPGTTIPAKDIPS from the coding sequence ATGTCCGATCGCTTTTCTAAATTGATCGATCTTATGGCCACCCTCCGGGCTCCCAACGGATGTCCGTGGGACCGGAAACAAACGCACGAATCGCTGAAGCCCTACCTGCTTGAAGAAGCCTATGAAGTCCTGGAGACCATCGACCACCGGGACACCGCCAAACTCAAGGAAGAACTCGGCGATGTGCTGCTCCAAGTCATCTTCCACAGTCAGATTGCCTCCGAGGCCGGCACCTTCACCATCGACGACGTCGTCGACCACTTAGCCGCGAAACTCGTCCGCCGGCACCCGCATGTCTTCGGCGATCCGGATGCGGCGACGACGCCGACCAATGGCGAACAAGTCCTGAGCCAGTGGGAAGAGATCAAGCGGACCGAACGGCAGGCCGCCGGCGGAGCCCAGTCGGCGTTAGAGGGAGTGCCCAAAGCGCTCCCGGCTTTGCTCCGGGCCTATCAAGTCCAAGCCAGGGCGTCACGGGTCGGATTCGACTGGTCACACGATGCCACCGGGCTCGCGGATGTGTTCAAGAAGATCGCGGAGGAAATCGGCGAACTGCAAGCAGCCCTGGCAGCAGAAGCCGCGCTAGGCTCTTCCCCATCGAGCCGCGACGAGGTTGCGGGGGAACTCGGCGACCTGCTCTTTTCGCTCGTCAACCTCGCCCGCTTTCTGAAGGTCAATCCCGAAGATGCCCTGCGGCTCTCGACCAACCGCTTTGTCGACCGGTTTGTCCTGGTGGAATCCCAGGCTGCCGAACAACAACGTCCGCTGTCCGGCATGACGGCAAGTGAATTGGACGGGCTCTGGAAAAACGCCAAGCGTCGGCTTCGTGAAGCCGCCGGGCAACCAGGCACCACGATACCGGCAAAGGATATCCCCTCATGA
- a CDS encoding DUF1844 domain-containing protein, translated as MAEQEEGFVVRDRRGGSSETAAKASGPSESPNPAASSESDAAHHAPAFPVTFSSFVISLGSSSLMLMGEKLDPQQQAVPVNLPQAKEIIDLLSVLEEKTKGNLTSEEQTVLRDMLYALRMKYVSLSSGK; from the coding sequence ATGGCGGAACAAGAAGAAGGATTCGTCGTTCGGGATCGGCGGGGTGGGAGTAGTGAGACCGCCGCGAAAGCCTCTGGTCCAAGCGAATCCCCCAACCCGGCGGCGTCCTCGGAATCGGATGCGGCGCATCACGCGCCTGCGTTTCCCGTCACCTTCTCCTCCTTCGTCATTTCCCTGGGCTCCTCGTCGCTGATGCTGATGGGGGAGAAACTCGACCCTCAGCAACAGGCCGTTCCCGTCAATCTCCCGCAAGCCAAAGAAATTATCGATTTGCTCTCCGTGCTTGAAGAGAAGACCAAAGGGAATCTCACCTCTGAAGAGCAGACGGTCTTACGGGACATGCTCTATGCGCTTCGCATGAAGTACGTGTCCCTCTCGTCCGGTAAATAG